One part of the Paenibacillus silvisoli genome encodes these proteins:
- a CDS encoding zinc ribbon domain-containing protein, with translation MSFFDKVKQGASEAAKKAQQTVEITKLKAQISGKEKEIDKVYTAIGAAVFRAHQAHDMSLAEQEVTTCCTQVDELHDEIGQLEERIKMIRFEKTCTCGKVVPLDARFCPDCGAGLAEEPKNETTVGEIVVICSQCKTENELNAKFCLTCGTGLSASGAGF, from the coding sequence ATGTCCTTTTTCGATAAAGTAAAGCAGGGCGCATCGGAAGCGGCGAAGAAAGCGCAGCAAACGGTGGAAATTACGAAGCTGAAAGCGCAAATTTCCGGCAAGGAGAAAGAGATCGATAAAGTGTATACGGCGATCGGGGCAGCGGTTTTCCGGGCGCACCAGGCGCATGATATGTCTTTGGCCGAGCAAGAGGTTACGACCTGCTGTACGCAGGTCGATGAGCTGCACGACGAGATCGGCCAGCTCGAAGAGCGGATCAAGATGATCCGCTTCGAGAAAACGTGCACGTGCGGCAAAGTCGTCCCGCTCGATGCGCGTTTCTGCCCGGATTGCGGCGCGGGGCTTGCCGAGGAGCCGAAGAACGAAACGACGGTCGGCGAAATCGTCGTCATCTGCAGCCAGTGCAAAACCGAGAACGAGCTGAACGCGAAGTTTTGCTTGACTTGCGGCACCGGTTTGTCGGCCTCCGGCGCAGGCTTCTAA
- a CDS encoding transposase, which produces MAAEIGTFARFRSPAQLMAYLGLVPREHSSGQRTQRGSMTKAGNNHLRRTLVESAWSYRHRPAIKGELANRLEGLPADVQLISWKAQERLHTKYRHLFGLSLESQKNKTQGKKGVKRKTTGTLGPGANEGLGENVRATVCTRLYNRMCVSSW; this is translated from the coding sequence ATTGCAGCCGAAATCGGTACATTTGCACGGTTTCGCTCACCTGCGCAGCTCATGGCATACTTGGGTCTTGTGCCGCGGGAGCATTCATCCGGTCAACGTACGCAGCGCGGCTCCATGACCAAAGCGGGCAACAACCATTTGCGTCGCACGTTAGTGGAATCGGCATGGAGTTACCGGCATCGACCTGCCATAAAAGGCGAATTAGCAAACCGGTTAGAAGGCCTGCCTGCTGACGTACAGCTCATATCTTGGAAAGCGCAGGAACGCTTGCATACGAAGTACCGCCATTTATTTGGGCTATCGCTCGAATCGCAGAAAAACAAAACCCAGGGTAAAAAAGGGGTTAAAAGAAAAACCACCGGAACATTAGGCCCGGGGGCAAACGAAGGTTTAGGAGAGAATGTACGAGCAACCGTCTGCACTAGGTTATACAACCGAATGTGCGTTTCTAGCTGGTAA
- a CDS encoding transcriptional regulator, which yields MSRFDEVYQNWMEQQIAEEKSPRRREMLAKGLSRGSIDFLRLIWFPAIGSLEHLYAEYEVRDFNNGYRYLDLAYMPGHAKGCIEIQDYRSHARDIEVSRFKDLCMKQSLLVLDDWLFLPIAYLSIRDDPGVCKQLVLSFVGKFLAQAVPTGLNWAEAEIYRYAHRMMRPFTPAEIAGHLGLSENRVRVILRGLLTKKLLEVAGGNQRYRTYRLVDVI from the coding sequence ATGAGTAGATTTGACGAAGTCTATCAAAACTGGATGGAGCAGCAAATTGCTGAGGAGAAAAGCCCGAGAAGACGAGAAATGCTGGCCAAAGGATTAAGCCGCGGATCGATCGACTTTTTGCGCTTGATCTGGTTTCCGGCGATAGGCAGTCTTGAGCACTTATATGCTGAATACGAGGTCAGAGACTTTAATAACGGCTATCGTTATCTTGACCTTGCGTACATGCCGGGCCATGCAAAAGGTTGTATTGAAATTCAAGATTATCGAAGTCATGCCAGAGATATCGAAGTCAGCCGTTTCAAGGACTTATGCATGAAACAGTCTCTGCTCGTTCTTGATGACTGGCTATTCCTCCCCATCGCGTACTTATCCATCCGAGATGACCCTGGCGTCTGCAAGCAGCTTGTCCTTTCGTTCGTTGGAAAGTTTCTGGCTCAGGCGGTTCCAACCGGACTCAACTGGGCCGAGGCCGAGATTTATCGGTATGCGCACAGAATGATGCGTCCTTTCACACCAGCCGAGATCGCGGGGCATTTGGGACTTTCGGAAAATCGCGTCCGAGTTATTCTACGAGGCCTATTAACGAAGAAACTGCTGGAAGTGGCGGGCGGGAATCAGCGATATCGCACTTACAGGCTAGTAGATGTAATCTGA